The Planococcus liqunii genome includes a region encoding these proteins:
- a CDS encoding SE1561 family protein has translation MGKSITNKEQQVTYMKQRLNMFLEVLDAIEPETAELEDIDRLIAMVDELDDKMQQFKSRPSGE, from the coding sequence GTGGGTAAATCCATAACAAATAAAGAACAGCAAGTTACTTACATGAAACAACGCTTAAACATGTTTTTAGAAGTTTTGGATGCCATCGAGCCTGAAACTGCCGAACTGGAAGATATTGACCGCTTGATTGCCATGGTCGACGAACTGGATGACAAAATGCAACAGTTCAAATCACGTCCAAGCGGAGAATAA
- a CDS encoding OsmC family protein, whose protein sequence is MKFSMNENGFTGTLPFGQLLVSSNEEYGYRPYQLLVSSLAVCSGGVMRKVLEKMRMPAEDIQIEVREVVRIEEEASRVSKVHLHFMLKGKIDSAKMPRVMELTRKNCSMVRTMEDAIDIIETYEVL, encoded by the coding sequence ATGAAATTTTCAATGAACGAAAATGGCTTCACTGGAACTTTGCCGTTTGGGCAACTTTTGGTGTCAAGCAATGAGGAATATGGCTACCGTCCGTATCAGCTGCTCGTATCTTCGTTGGCAGTTTGCAGCGGAGGCGTCATGCGGAAAGTTTTAGAGAAAATGAGGATGCCTGCAGAAGATATCCAAATCGAAGTAAGAGAAGTTGTTCGCATTGAAGAAGAAGCAAGCCGGGTTTCAAAAGTGCATTTGCATTTCATGCTAAAAGGCAAAATTGACTCAGCAAAAATGCCGCGAGTTATGGAATTGACCCGCAAAAACTGCTCGATGGTCCGCACTATGGAAGATGCAATCGATATCATCGAAACTTACGAAGTTTTGTAA
- a CDS encoding MFS transporter translates to MKIFLKSDRARFWVLVAIVSISGFSQGMLLPLIAVIFEQDGVSSALNGLSATGLYIGTLVIAPFMEPQLRRFGYKPLILVGGGLVIASLLAFPLWKSVLFWFVLRVLIGIGDQALHFSTQTWITSFSPQHRLGRNIAIYGMSFSVGFGAGPLFVPLVGIFEALPFIISGILCLIAWSLVFLLKNDFPETSAGSMAQKGTLGRFKAALIIGWIAFLPPLGYGFLEASLNAIFPVYALRQSIDVAMVSYMLAAFSIGAIATQLPLGALSDRIGRRKVLLLALFGGAAAFGTASFFESNAWATLALFIIAGMFVGSTFSLGISYMADLMPRDLLPTGNLLCGIAFSIGSLAGPALGGLFLDLTEELSFLLLIAVILLVIFTIIALRSNTESKPAVEETL, encoded by the coding sequence ATGAAGATATTTTTAAAGAGCGATCGTGCCCGTTTTTGGGTTTTAGTCGCTATTGTTTCAATTTCAGGTTTTTCGCAAGGGATGCTGCTCCCGCTGATTGCTGTCATTTTCGAACAAGACGGAGTATCATCCGCATTAAATGGCTTAAGTGCGACAGGGCTATACATAGGAACATTGGTGATTGCGCCTTTTATGGAGCCTCAATTGCGGCGGTTCGGCTATAAACCGCTAATCTTGGTGGGAGGCGGATTGGTCATTGCTTCGCTGTTGGCGTTTCCACTGTGGAAAAGCGTGTTGTTTTGGTTTGTTCTGCGGGTGCTGATCGGCATCGGCGACCAAGCGCTGCATTTTTCCACCCAAACTTGGATTACTTCATTCTCACCACAGCACCGGCTTGGACGGAACATTGCCATCTACGGCATGTCTTTCAGTGTCGGTTTCGGAGCGGGGCCTTTGTTCGTTCCACTCGTCGGGATTTTTGAAGCTTTGCCGTTTATCATTTCAGGCATCCTCTGTTTGATCGCCTGGTCGCTTGTGTTTTTGTTGAAAAACGATTTCCCCGAAACTTCAGCTGGATCGATGGCGCAAAAAGGGACGCTTGGGCGTTTCAAGGCCGCCCTCATCATCGGTTGGATCGCTTTCTTGCCGCCACTGGGCTACGGCTTTTTGGAGGCTTCCTTAAATGCCATCTTCCCGGTTTATGCGCTAAGGCAATCGATTGATGTGGCAATGGTCTCTTATATGCTGGCTGCCTTTTCAATCGGTGCAATTGCGACTCAGTTGCCGCTTGGGGCATTAAGCGACCGGATCGGCAGGCGCAAAGTGCTGTTGCTTGCTTTGTTTGGCGGGGCAGCGGCATTTGGGACAGCCAGTTTCTTTGAATCGAATGCTTGGGCAACTCTGGCGTTATTTATCATTGCCGGGATGTTTGTCGGCTCTACGTTCTCTTTGGGAATCTCCTATATGGCAGACCTCATGCCCAGGGATCTGCTGCCGACGGGCAATCTTTTATGCGGCATTGCCTTTAGCATCGGAAGCCTCGCGGGACCGGCTCTTGGCGGTTTGTTCCTTGACTTGACCGAAGAACTGAGTTTTCTGCTGCTCATTGCGGTCATACTGCTTGTTATTTTCACAATTATTGCTCTCCGCAGCAATACCGAATCCAAGCCTGCAGTTGAAGAAACTTTATAG
- the rlmD gene encoding 23S rRNA (uracil(1939)-C(5))-methyltransferase RlmD has product MNDKPIIEEGQKFPLTIKRLGINGEGIGFFKRNVIFVPGALPGEEITAQVTNIKRNFAEARILKMRKPSPHRQTPPCPIYDACGGCQLQHMTYSQQLVEKRDLVVQALERYLKGTDVLVNDTIGMEDPWHYRNKSQFQTRLKGTKVIAGLFAEGSHQLLDIEQCLVQHPDTTVITNAVKRILEELKMPIYDGKTMKGIIRTIVVRTGLKTGEIQLVLVTTRSKIPQKELLLEKLKKIDTNLVSIVQNINKEKTSLIFGEETITLYGKDTIHEELGELAFDLSARAFFQLNPTQTVKLYDEIKRAAQLTGTEKVVDAYCGVGTIGLWLADGAGELRGMDIIHDSVVDAKANAKRQGVKAKYVTGTAEKWLELWSKEDFVPDVLTVDPPRTGLADSLLKTILTVKPQRFVYTSCNPSTLAKDLQQLTKVYRIKYIQPVDMFPQTAQVEAVCLLERK; this is encoded by the coding sequence ATGAACGATAAACCGATCATAGAAGAAGGGCAAAAGTTTCCGCTGACGATCAAACGGCTCGGCATCAACGGTGAAGGCATTGGTTTTTTCAAGCGCAATGTCATTTTCGTACCCGGGGCATTGCCAGGGGAAGAAATCACTGCCCAAGTAACGAACATCAAACGGAATTTTGCAGAAGCGCGCATATTGAAAATGCGCAAACCTTCTCCGCATCGCCAGACACCGCCCTGCCCGATTTACGACGCGTGCGGCGGCTGCCAGCTTCAGCACATGACCTACAGCCAGCAATTGGTGGAAAAGCGCGACTTGGTCGTTCAAGCCTTGGAGCGTTATTTAAAAGGCACCGATGTCTTGGTCAATGATACGATTGGGATGGAAGATCCGTGGCATTACCGCAACAAAAGCCAGTTCCAGACCCGCTTGAAAGGCACAAAAGTAATTGCCGGCTTGTTTGCAGAAGGGTCGCATCAACTGCTTGATATTGAACAATGCCTGGTTCAGCATCCGGATACAACGGTCATTACCAATGCCGTTAAACGTATCCTGGAAGAATTGAAAATGCCGATTTATGATGGCAAGACGATGAAAGGCATCATCCGGACTATCGTGGTGCGCACCGGCCTTAAAACCGGTGAAATCCAATTGGTGCTGGTAACGACCCGCTCTAAAATTCCACAAAAGGAATTATTGCTGGAGAAATTGAAGAAGATCGATACGAACCTCGTGTCGATTGTTCAAAATATCAACAAAGAAAAAACTTCTCTAATTTTTGGCGAGGAAACCATTACGCTTTACGGCAAAGACACGATTCATGAAGAACTCGGAGAGCTTGCTTTCGATTTATCAGCGCGCGCTTTTTTCCAATTGAATCCGACACAAACCGTCAAATTATACGATGAAATCAAACGCGCCGCCCAATTGACCGGCACGGAAAAAGTGGTGGATGCGTATTGCGGAGTTGGCACCATCGGCTTATGGCTGGCAGACGGTGCCGGCGAGCTTCGCGGGATGGACATTATCCACGACAGTGTCGTAGATGCAAAAGCAAATGCCAAGCGGCAAGGCGTCAAAGCAAAATATGTCACAGGGACCGCTGAGAAATGGCTTGAGCTCTGGAGCAAGGAAGATTTCGTGCCCGATGTTTTGACGGTCGATCCCCCTCGCACCGGTTTGGCTGACTCTTTGTTAAAAACCATTTTAACTGTAAAGCCGCAGCGTTTTGTGTATACATCCTGCAATCCTTCCACCTTGGCAAAAGATTTGCAGCAGTTAACAAAAGTTTACCGCATCAAATACATTCAGCCTGTTGACATGTTCCCCCAGACGGCACAAGTGGAAGCAGTCTGCCTATTGGAAAGAAAATAA
- a CDS encoding TIGR01777 family oxidoreductase, with amino-acid sequence MKIAITGGTGFVGKELTRLFHSSGHMVYILTRSPKRSTANTKYVQWLKNGAQPEKQLEGIDAIINLAGTSINDGRWTKEQKRAIYDSRMEATEEVLRIIGKLNKKPRVLINASAIGVYAPSEVVTYTEASRDFGKDFLARTVIDWEKLADHAKHHGVRVASGRFGIVLGKKDGALPLMSLPYKLFVGGTVGSGKQWLSWIHVKDVARAIQFAMENEAIEGPFNVTAPQPKQMKDFGLGIAEALHKPHWLPVPSFAMKALLGEKSQLVLTGQRVLPTVLEREGFQFQYPDLKSALADIYK; translated from the coding sequence ATGAAGATAGCAATCACTGGCGGAACTGGTTTTGTCGGCAAAGAATTGACGCGCTTATTCCATAGCAGCGGACATATGGTTTACATTTTAACAAGAAGCCCCAAACGCTCGACCGCGAATACCAAATACGTCCAATGGCTGAAAAATGGTGCCCAGCCCGAGAAGCAATTGGAAGGCATCGACGCCATCATTAACCTGGCCGGCACTTCGATTAATGACGGCCGCTGGACCAAAGAACAAAAACGTGCAATTTACGATAGCCGGATGGAAGCTACAGAAGAAGTGCTTCGCATTATTGGGAAACTTAATAAAAAGCCCCGCGTGCTGATTAATGCCAGCGCCATCGGTGTTTATGCGCCTTCTGAGGTTGTTACATATACAGAAGCATCACGAGATTTCGGAAAAGACTTTCTCGCCCGCACCGTCATCGACTGGGAAAAGCTTGCAGACCATGCGAAACATCACGGCGTCCGGGTCGCTTCCGGCCGTTTCGGCATCGTTCTCGGCAAAAAAGACGGCGCCTTGCCGCTGATGTCACTGCCGTACAAATTATTTGTCGGCGGTACGGTGGGTTCCGGCAAGCAATGGCTGTCGTGGATCCACGTAAAAGATGTTGCCCGGGCGATTCAGTTTGCCATGGAGAATGAAGCGATTGAAGGTCCGTTCAATGTCACAGCACCTCAGCCCAAGCAAATGAAGGATTTTGGTCTAGGCATTGCTGAGGCTCTGCATAAACCGCATTGGCTGCCTGTCCCTTCTTTTGCGATGAAGGCGCTGCTTGGCGAAAAAAGCCAATTGGTCCTCACCGGACAGCGTGTATTGCCGACCGTCCTTGAACGGGAAGGATTCCAATTCCAATACCCCGACTTAAAATCGGCACTGGCTGATATCTACAAATAA
- the recX gene encoding recombination regulator RecX: MPIISKITRGKRNPERYNIYLEEKFAFSVDEAVLIRYQLTKGKELDQWTIEEMNFEDEVRKAYNKALNYLGFRMRSEDEVRTKLKEKEFGNAVIDEAIKKLYTHKFLDDQAFSEALLRTQINSGKKGPRAIQQEMQKKGIDKQMQEDVLNSYSEEEQLEIAKELAAKIAAKEKMKTPSQIKQKINDSLMRKGYSYTLVKLAIEDLDLEKDEDQWTDIVKEQGDKLWRKHSSKLTGYDLKSKVKQGLYQKGFPSEVINEYIEQKEQEDD; the protein is encoded by the coding sequence ATGCCGATTATTTCGAAAATCACCAGAGGGAAAAGGAATCCGGAAAGGTACAATATTTACCTGGAGGAAAAATTCGCTTTTAGTGTCGATGAGGCGGTGCTGATCCGGTACCAACTGACTAAAGGCAAGGAACTTGACCAGTGGACCATCGAAGAAATGAATTTCGAAGATGAAGTCCGAAAGGCTTACAATAAAGCGCTCAATTACCTCGGGTTCCGCATGCGCAGCGAAGACGAAGTGCGCACCAAATTGAAAGAAAAAGAATTTGGCAATGCCGTGATCGATGAAGCCATTAAAAAGCTCTATACCCATAAATTTTTGGATGACCAGGCTTTTTCGGAAGCGCTCCTCCGCACTCAAATAAATTCCGGCAAAAAGGGGCCTCGTGCCATCCAGCAGGAAATGCAGAAAAAAGGGATTGATAAACAGATGCAAGAAGACGTATTGAATTCCTATTCAGAAGAAGAGCAGCTGGAAATTGCCAAAGAACTGGCGGCCAAAATCGCCGCTAAGGAAAAGATGAAAACACCGAGCCAAATCAAGCAGAAAATCAACGATTCCTTGATGAGAAAAGGATATTCCTATACCTTGGTTAAACTGGCCATTGAAGATTTGGACTTGGAAAAAGACGAAGACCAGTGGACGGATATCGTAAAAGAGCAAGGTGATAAACTGTGGAGAAAACACAGCAGCAAGCTGACCGGCTATGATTTGAAATCGAAAGTCAAACAAGGCTTATACCAAAAAGGATTCCCCAGTGAAGTAATCAACGAATACATCGAACAGAAGGAGCAGGAAGATGACTGA
- a CDS encoding YfhH family protein yields the protein MTEEKRYSEMDEHELRNEIGRLKEKARKAEQLGMVNEFAVLERKAIMAAAYMMNPEDFKKGEVYRIEGDPNVFFQIDYLKGRFAWGYRLGGEKYTEALPISMLRPLKEGK from the coding sequence ATGACTGAAGAAAAGCGTTACAGTGAAATGGATGAACATGAACTGCGCAATGAAATCGGGCGCTTAAAAGAAAAAGCGAGAAAAGCGGAGCAGTTGGGCATGGTCAATGAATTTGCGGTTTTAGAACGGAAAGCCATTATGGCCGCAGCTTATATGATGAATCCTGAGGACTTTAAAAAGGGTGAAGTTTATCGCATCGAAGGCGACCCCAATGTCTTTTTTCAGATCGACTATTTGAAGGGCCGTTTTGCCTGGGGATATCGCCTAGGTGGCGAAAAATACACAGAAGCGCTGCCGATTTCCATGCTGCGCCCGCTGAAGGAAGGGAAGTAA
- a CDS encoding YfhJ family protein has product MNEMIDQLILELREKNPNLSEEKARTWIELLVSDFESSYAKAGYDYQGTAVVEKVIRQWIESYGDRIHEFAGTNPKYAHLLNEHQN; this is encoded by the coding sequence ATGAATGAAATGATTGATCAATTGATACTGGAATTGCGCGAAAAAAATCCGAACCTGTCAGAAGAAAAAGCCCGTACTTGGATTGAACTGTTGGTGTCTGATTTCGAATCTTCGTATGCCAAAGCCGGATACGATTATCAAGGAACAGCGGTAGTTGAAAAAGTGATTCGTCAATGGATCGAAAGCTACGGAGACCGCATCCATGAATTCGCTGGAACCAACCCAAAATACGCGCACTTATTGAACGAACACCAGAACTAG
- a CDS encoding metal-dependent hydrolase: MDTGTHIVMGIALGGLAMADPVVASQPATMTAVFAGVIIGSQAPDIDTILKLRNNAIYIRHHRGATHSIPAVILWPLLITAALLLILPEANSLHLWLWTFLAVFLHVFVDIFNSYGTQALRPFSNRWVALGVINTFDPIIFGAHLIALMFWAFGSNPVWTMLILYGLLFFYYIARFAVQHAVKHAVRNTIPGTTNIIVAPTMRFFQWRIAADTERHHYVGRAYGRSINIYDKFLKKPLPESNLIQAALKDKNLSAFVSFSPLYRWEINQYGDLYEVRLIDLRYRSNDYYPFVAVAHLNEQCKVVNSYTGWIFSEDKLRKKLDFSHN; this comes from the coding sequence ATGGATACAGGCACTCATATCGTCATGGGCATCGCACTTGGCGGCCTTGCAATGGCAGACCCCGTTGTAGCCAGCCAGCCAGCAACAATGACAGCCGTTTTTGCAGGCGTCATCATCGGTTCCCAGGCACCTGATATCGATACCATTCTAAAGTTAAGGAATAATGCCATTTACATCCGCCATCATCGCGGGGCAACCCATTCCATTCCGGCGGTTATTTTATGGCCGTTATTAATTACAGCAGCTTTGCTGCTCATTTTGCCGGAAGCGAATTCACTCCATTTATGGCTCTGGACTTTCCTGGCCGTGTTTTTGCATGTTTTCGTAGATATATTCAATTCGTATGGAACACAGGCGCTCCGGCCATTTTCAAACCGCTGGGTAGCGCTCGGCGTTATCAATACCTTTGACCCGATCATCTTCGGCGCTCATTTGATCGCCTTGATGTTTTGGGCATTCGGCTCAAATCCGGTATGGACGATGCTGATTTTATACGGACTCCTGTTTTTCTACTACATCGCACGATTCGCTGTTCAACACGCAGTGAAACATGCGGTCCGGAACACCATTCCCGGAACGACCAATATTATCGTTGCTCCGACGATGCGGTTTTTCCAGTGGCGGATTGCGGCAGATACCGAACGCCATCATTATGTAGGAAGAGCATACGGCCGTTCCATCAATATTTACGATAAGTTTCTAAAAAAACCATTGCCCGAATCAAATTTGATTCAAGCAGCACTGAAAGACAAAAACTTATCCGCCTTTGTTTCCTTCTCCCCTCTGTACAGATGGGAAATCAACCAATACGGCGATTTATACGAAGTCCGCTTAATCGACCTGCGTTACCGGAGCAACGATTATTATCCATTCGTAGCCGTTGCCCACTTGAACGAACAATGCAAAGTCGTCAACTCCTATACCGGCTGGATCTTCAGCGAAGACAAGTTAAGGAAAAAACTCGACTTTAGCCATAACTAA
- the mutY gene encoding A/G-specific adenine glycosylase codes for MDKLQFQKDLIGWFSEEKRDLPWRRTADPYQIWISEIMLQQTRVDTVIPYYKRFIEKFPTLNDLAAADEEVLLKQWEGLGYYSRARNLQAGVREVAENYGGIVPNSRKEISALKGVGPYTAGAVLSIAYGIPEHAVDGNVMRVLSRILLIEEDIAKPKTRKIFEEAVTEIISHEDPSSFNQGLMELGALICTPTSPKCLLCPVREHCAAFHEGKQQDLPIKTKAKKTKAMQYAMLAIRSGETVLVEKRPESGLLANMWQFPMVELTEEILPVEIEEQLSESFRGTVSNAEKITSFKHVFSHLTWNVDGYIANGENLIVPPHMKWVTAEELELLPISGPVQKMKTVLKQRGDV; via the coding sequence ATGGATAAATTACAATTTCAAAAAGATTTAATCGGCTGGTTTTCCGAAGAAAAACGGGACTTGCCTTGGCGCCGTACAGCCGATCCTTACCAAATCTGGATATCGGAAATTATGCTGCAGCAGACACGCGTTGATACGGTTATTCCTTACTATAAACGCTTTATCGAGAAATTTCCCACGTTGAACGATTTAGCGGCAGCAGACGAAGAAGTGCTTTTAAAGCAATGGGAAGGCCTTGGCTATTATTCCCGTGCCCGCAATCTCCAGGCGGGTGTCCGTGAAGTCGCAGAAAACTACGGCGGCATTGTCCCGAACAGCCGAAAAGAAATTTCCGCCTTGAAAGGCGTCGGCCCTTATACTGCGGGAGCTGTGCTCAGCATTGCTTACGGCATACCGGAGCACGCTGTGGATGGCAACGTGATGCGGGTGTTGTCCCGAATATTATTGATTGAAGAAGATATTGCCAAACCGAAGACCCGCAAGATATTTGAAGAAGCCGTGACCGAAATCATCAGCCACGAAGACCCGTCCTCGTTTAACCAGGGGCTGATGGAATTGGGCGCGTTGATTTGTACGCCGACTTCCCCTAAATGCCTGCTTTGTCCGGTGCGTGAACATTGCGCAGCATTCCATGAAGGAAAGCAGCAGGATTTGCCGATTAAAACCAAAGCGAAAAAAACAAAAGCTATGCAATACGCGATGCTTGCCATTCGCAGCGGAGAAACGGTCTTGGTGGAAAAAAGGCCGGAGTCCGGTTTGCTTGCCAATATGTGGCAGTTCCCGATGGTTGAATTGACAGAAGAGATCCTGCCGGTTGAGATAGAAGAACAGCTTTCGGAAAGTTTCCGGGGCACTGTCAGCAACGCTGAAAAAATTACTTCTTTCAAACATGTGTTTTCTCATTTAACATGGAATGTGGATGGTTATATTGCAAACGGCGAAAACTTAATCGTACCGCCTCATATGAAATGGGTGACGGCTGAGGAATTGGAATTGCTTCCAATTTCCGGACCGGTGCAAAAAATGAAAACAGTTTTAAAACAAAGAGGAGATGTTTGA
- the fabL gene encoding enoyl-[acyl-carrier-protein] reductase FabL produces the protein MAEQKVALVTGSSRGLGKALAIALAEQGYDIVVNYARSKTAALDTVKEIEARGQKALLVRANVGDVDKLRGMFETIKEEFGRLDVFVSNAASGVLRPIMELEESHWDWTMNINAKAMLFGAQEAAKLMDKGGKIVGVSSLGSIRYLENYTTIGVSKAAVESLTRYLAVELAPKGISVNTVSGGALDTEALMHFPNREELLNDARVNTPAGRMVEIEDMVKAALFLISDQADMIRGQTIIVDGGRSVVL, from the coding sequence ATGGCAGAACAAAAAGTGGCATTGGTGACAGGAAGCAGCAGAGGGCTAGGAAAAGCTTTGGCAATCGCTTTAGCGGAGCAAGGATATGATATCGTTGTAAACTACGCGCGTAGCAAAACAGCCGCACTTGATACGGTAAAAGAAATTGAGGCAAGAGGCCAAAAAGCGTTGCTTGTGCGGGCAAATGTCGGCGATGTCGATAAACTGCGCGGCATGTTCGAAACCATTAAAGAAGAATTTGGCCGTTTGGATGTCTTCGTGTCGAATGCAGCTTCAGGCGTTTTGCGCCCGATTATGGAATTGGAAGAATCCCACTGGGACTGGACGATGAACATCAACGCAAAAGCGATGCTGTTCGGGGCACAGGAAGCAGCAAAGCTGATGGACAAAGGCGGCAAAATTGTCGGCGTCAGCTCGCTCGGTTCTATCCGTTACCTGGAAAACTATACGACAATCGGCGTTTCCAAAGCTGCAGTTGAATCGCTTACGCGCTATTTAGCGGTTGAATTGGCGCCAAAAGGCATTTCAGTCAATACGGTTTCCGGCGGCGCACTTGATACAGAAGCGTTGATGCATTTCCCAAACCGTGAAGAATTGCTGAATGATGCCCGCGTAAACACACCGGCCGGCCGCATGGTTGAAATAGAAGACATGGTTAAAGCCGCTCTTTTCCTGATTTCTGATCAAGCGGATATGATCCGCGGCCAAACCATTATTGTGGATGGCGGCCGTTCAGTTGTCCTGTAA
- the ntdP gene encoding nucleoside tri-diphosphate phosphatase: MAIPVEGETIQIHSYKHNGRIHRVWQETTVLKGTNNIVIGANERTMVTESDGRTWITREPSICYFHAEHWFNIICMLRDDGVYYYCNVSSPFVYNNGSLKYIDYDLDVKVFPDMSYTLLDEDEYEDHKRQMGYPEVIDQILHRNVDKLIGWIKQRRGPFAPDFIEVWTSRYEFHRQYRLTE, encoded by the coding sequence ATGGCGATACCCGTGGAGGGAGAGACAATACAAATCCACAGTTACAAACACAACGGCCGAATCCACCGTGTCTGGCAGGAAACAACGGTATTGAAGGGCACAAATAACATAGTCATCGGTGCAAACGAACGGACCATGGTGACGGAATCGGATGGCAGAACCTGGATTACGCGCGAGCCGTCCATCTGTTACTTCCATGCCGAACATTGGTTCAATATCATTTGCATGCTGCGTGACGATGGAGTTTATTATTATTGCAATGTAAGCTCTCCATTTGTGTATAACAATGGATCATTAAAGTACATCGATTATGACTTGGATGTTAAGGTGTTTCCGGATATGTCGTATACCTTGTTGGACGAAGACGAATATGAAGATCATAAAAGGCAAATGGGCTATCCGGAAGTGATCGATCAAATTTTGCATCGAAATGTGGATAAGTTGATTGGCTGGATTAAACAGCGCAGAGGGCCCTTTGCTCCGGACTTCATAGAAGTGTGGACCAGCCGGTACGAATTTCATAGACAGTACCGGCTTACGGAATGA
- a CDS encoding ABC transporter ATP-binding protein, whose product MSTMQRYMKFVKPYYWQIALTIFIGIFKFAIPLFIPLLIKIVIDDIIGAKGLSSDEKLTQLYLWLGGTAILFFILRPPIEYYRQYYAQLVSNKILYDIRQNLYGHLQKLSLRYYANTRAGEIISRVINDVEQTKNFVMIGLMNLWLDLATILIAIGIMLTMDVPLTIVALLAFPFYAFSVKFFFGRLRDLTRNRSQALANVQSYLHERVQGMSIIKSFALEKHEQKLFDATNDEFLDKAIDHTKWNAKAFAVVNTITDIAPLLVIAYAGYQVIQGNLTLGTMVAFIAYIERLYNPLRRLVNSSTTLTQSFASMDRVFELIDEDYDVTDKNGAKDLKVVDGKLEFRDVSFHYNDGGSEVLSDLNFTVKPGETVAFVGMSGGGKSTIVSLIPRFYDVTGGGIYMDDHNLKDVSIHTLRDQIGLVLQDSILFSDSVKSNILMGKPVASDAEVEAAAKAANAHDFIEMLPDGYDTKVGERGVKLSGGQKQRIAIARVFLKNPPILILDEATSALDLESEALIQDSLERLAHDRTTLIVAHRLSTITHADQILVIDHGRLAEKGTHDELMKLQGIYYNLFQVQHFN is encoded by the coding sequence TTGAGTACGATGCAGCGCTATATGAAATTTGTAAAGCCATACTATTGGCAGATTGCGCTAACAATTTTTATCGGAATCTTTAAATTCGCAATTCCGCTTTTCATCCCGTTGCTCATTAAAATCGTCATTGACGACATCATTGGAGCTAAAGGATTATCAAGCGATGAAAAATTAACCCAGCTTTATTTATGGCTTGGCGGAACCGCCATCCTCTTTTTCATTTTGCGGCCGCCGATCGAGTATTACCGGCAATATTATGCCCAGTTAGTCAGCAATAAAATCCTGTATGACATCCGCCAGAACCTCTACGGCCATCTGCAGAAACTGAGTCTCCGCTATTACGCCAACACGCGTGCCGGGGAAATCATTTCCCGCGTCATCAATGACGTTGAACAGACCAAGAATTTTGTCATGATTGGGCTGATGAATTTATGGCTCGATCTGGCGACCATATTAATTGCAATCGGCATCATGCTGACGATGGACGTACCATTGACCATTGTAGCGCTGCTGGCATTTCCGTTCTATGCCTTCAGCGTCAAGTTTTTCTTCGGGCGATTGCGTGATTTGACGCGCAACCGTTCACAGGCCTTGGCTAATGTACAAAGTTATCTGCACGAACGCGTTCAAGGGATGAGCATCATCAAAAGTTTTGCGCTGGAAAAACATGAACAGAAATTATTCGATGCAACCAATGACGAATTCCTGGATAAAGCGATTGACCATACGAAATGGAATGCAAAAGCTTTTGCTGTCGTCAACACGATTACAGACATCGCGCCGCTCCTAGTTATCGCGTACGCTGGCTATCAGGTCATCCAGGGCAATTTGACGCTTGGAACCATGGTCGCTTTTATTGCTTATATTGAACGTTTGTATAATCCGCTTCGCAGACTCGTCAACTCGTCCACGACATTGACGCAATCATTTGCTTCGATGGACCGCGTATTCGAGTTGATTGACGAAGACTACGACGTCACCGATAAAAATGGCGCAAAAGATTTGAAAGTAGTGGACGGCAAACTGGAATTCCGGGATGTTTCTTTTCACTACAACGATGGAGGATCGGAAGTTCTTTCAGATTTAAACTTTACCGTTAAACCTGGAGAAACGGTCGCATTTGTCGGCATGAGCGGCGGAGGAAAGTCGACCATCGTGTCGCTGATTCCAAGATTTTACGATGTAACGGGCGGCGGCATTTACATGGATGACCACAATCTGAAAGATGTTTCCATTCATACACTGCGCGATCAGATTGGCCTGGTGCTGCAGGATTCCATTTTGTTCAGTGATTCGGTGAAATCGAATATCTTGATGGGGAAACCGGTTGCAAGCGATGCGGAAGTAGAGGCTGCTGCGAAGGCGGCGAATGCCCATGACTTTATTGAAATGCTCCCAGACGGCTACGACACCAAAGTAGGAGAACGCGGCGTGAAACTGTCCGGCGGGCAAAAGCAGCGAATTGCCATTGCGCGGGTATTCTTGAAAAATCCGCCGATTCTCATTTTGGACGAAGCCACTTCAGCGCTCGATCTGGAAAGCGAAGCATTGATCCAAGATTCACTGGAACGTCTCGCGCATGACCGGACCACATTGATTGTGGCCCATCGTTTGTCTACGATTACCCACGCAGACCAAATCCTGGTGATTGACCATGGGCGCCTCGCTGAAAAAGGAACCCATGATGAGTTGATGAAATTGCAAGGAATCTATTACAATCTTTTCCAAGTCCAGCATTTTAATTAA